From a single Cyclobacterium marinum DSM 745 genomic region:
- a CDS encoding xylulokinase, protein MRQLLIGYDIGSSSVKATLLDADSGKVVAAKGLPEVEMSIDSPQKDWAEQDPELWWNYIKETSKEIIAKGQVKSGEIKGIGISYQMHGLVMVDKDLSVIRPAIIWCDSRAVAIGNQAFAGLGSEYCLSHLLNSPGNFTASKLKWVKENEPENFEKAHKIMLPGDYIAMKLTGEILTSESGLSEGVFWDFLENNIADKLLDHYGIDANLLPKAVSSFGEQGRVLPQVAQDLGLDAGIPVTYRAGDQPNNAFSLNVLEEGELATTAGTSGTVFGVSTKPVYDPLSRVNTFVHVNHRKDNPRYGVLLCINGTGILNSWLKRSFGDQSLDYEAMNTMAAEVPIGAEGLSFLPFGNGVERIMENKHVGAHLSQLNLLKHDKRHVFRAGQEGIVSALTYGFNIMKNMGLNLKTVKAGKANMFLSPIFREAFVNMNNVSLELYDTDGAQGAARGAGIGAGIYAGPEEAFQGLVKIQDFEPDTQKIEAYGAVYQQWENCLNQVK, encoded by the coding sequence ATGAGACAACTCCTTATTGGATATGATATAGGTAGTTCTTCGGTGAAAGCTACCCTTCTGGATGCAGATTCAGGTAAAGTAGTAGCAGCAAAGGGACTTCCGGAAGTAGAAATGAGTATTGATTCTCCACAAAAAGATTGGGCAGAACAAGACCCTGAATTGTGGTGGAATTACATCAAAGAAACATCAAAAGAGATAATAGCTAAAGGACAAGTCAAATCGGGTGAGATTAAAGGAATAGGTATTTCTTACCAAATGCACGGCTTGGTGATGGTAGACAAGGACTTGTCTGTGATAAGGCCTGCCATTATATGGTGCGATAGTAGGGCTGTTGCTATTGGTAACCAGGCTTTTGCCGGTTTAGGGAGTGAGTATTGCCTGAGCCACCTTCTAAATTCTCCGGGCAACTTTACCGCTTCGAAACTTAAATGGGTAAAAGAAAATGAGCCTGAAAATTTTGAGAAAGCCCATAAAATTATGCTTCCGGGTGATTATATAGCGATGAAACTCACAGGTGAAATTCTTACTTCAGAGTCAGGGCTGTCTGAAGGTGTGTTCTGGGATTTCCTTGAAAATAATATTGCTGACAAATTACTGGACCACTATGGAATTGATGCTAATTTACTTCCAAAAGCTGTTTCTTCATTTGGTGAGCAAGGAAGGGTTCTGCCTCAGGTAGCACAAGATCTGGGCTTAGATGCCGGTATTCCGGTAACTTATAGAGCAGGAGATCAACCTAATAATGCTTTTTCATTGAATGTGCTTGAAGAAGGGGAATTGGCCACTACAGCTGGAACTTCAGGGACTGTATTTGGTGTAAGCACCAAGCCTGTTTATGATCCACTGTCTAGGGTAAACACCTTTGTTCATGTCAATCACCGGAAAGACAATCCAAGATACGGCGTGTTGCTTTGCATCAATGGAACGGGGATATTAAACAGTTGGTTGAAACGTTCTTTTGGAGATCAATCCTTGGATTATGAGGCAATGAATACCATGGCTGCTGAAGTACCTATAGGCGCTGAAGGTTTGAGTTTTTTACCTTTTGGTAATGGAGTTGAACGAATTATGGAAAATAAGCATGTTGGAGCACATTTGTCCCAATTGAATCTTTTGAAACATGATAAAAGGCATGTGTTCCGTGCAGGGCAAGAAGGTATTGTTTCTGCATTAACTTATGGCTTCAACATCATGAAAAATATGGGACTAAACCTGAAAACTGTAAAGGCCGGAAAAGCAAACATGTTTTTAAGTCCTATTTTTAGGGAAGCATTTGTTAACATGAACAATGTATCTCTAGAATTGTACGATACAGACGGTGCTCAGGGGGCTGCTAGGGGAGCCGGAATTGGCGCAGGGATATATGCAGGGCCTGAGGAAGCTTTTCAAGGTTTGGTGAAAATCCAGGATTTTGAACCTGATACCCAAAAGATAGAAGCCTACGGAGCGGTTTATCAGCAGTGGGAGAATTGCTTGAACCAAGTAAAATAA
- a CDS encoding sodium/sugar symporter has protein sequence MNFTTLDLAIFIGYCILIILMGYFVSREKEGHVKNSNDYFLASKALPWWAVGASLIASNISAEQFIGMSGSGFALGLAISTYEWMAAATLLIVAIFFLPVYLKEGISTMPQFLLKRYDSRVRTVMAVFWLLVYVFVNLTSVLYLGALSLETILGVPMVYGIAGLAVFAMLYSIYGGLKAVAWTDVVQVFFLVLGGLATTYLALSIVGSGNVFQGFSTLLTEASSHFNMIIEKGEMMIPDGAGGERDAYMDLPGLSVLIGGMWVVNLSYWGFNQYITQRALAAKSLNEAQKGMVFAGFLKLLMPLIVVIPGIAAYVIVNQEIDPSFADSMTDPMTGIIKSDRAYPTLLQLLPSGLKGLAFAALTAAIVSSLASMANSTSTIFTLDVYKNFFDENASEKKQVRVGRITAIVAFIVAAIVAPALRELDQAFQYIQEYTGFVSPGVFAIFVFGFFWKKTTSNAALTAAALTIPLSAAFKFLTPNLPFIDRMGLVFLIISGLIIAISLVEGKGKDHPKGIEISKDLFKTSTQFKIGAILISGIIAALYIVFW, from the coding sequence ATGAATTTCACCACTTTAGACCTCGCCATTTTTATTGGTTATTGTATCCTTATCATTTTAATGGGATACTTTGTATCAAGAGAGAAAGAGGGACACGTAAAAAATTCCAATGATTACTTCTTGGCAAGCAAAGCTTTACCTTGGTGGGCAGTTGGAGCTTCGTTGATTGCATCCAATATTTCTGCCGAACAGTTTATTGGTATGTCAGGTTCGGGATTTGCCCTTGGGCTGGCAATTTCTACTTACGAGTGGATGGCAGCTGCTACGCTGTTAATAGTGGCCATCTTCTTTTTACCGGTTTACTTAAAAGAAGGCATAAGTACCATGCCTCAATTTTTACTGAAACGATATGATAGTCGTGTTAGAACTGTGATGGCTGTATTCTGGCTACTGGTATATGTATTTGTCAACCTAACCTCTGTACTTTATTTAGGAGCATTAAGCCTTGAAACGATACTAGGAGTACCTATGGTGTATGGGATTGCCGGACTAGCCGTATTTGCTATGTTGTATTCCATTTATGGTGGGTTAAAAGCCGTCGCATGGACAGATGTAGTCCAAGTGTTCTTTTTAGTTTTAGGTGGTCTTGCCACTACTTATCTTGCCTTGTCCATCGTTGGGTCGGGAAATGTTTTCCAAGGTTTCTCCACCCTCTTAACGGAGGCATCAAGTCATTTTAATATGATTATTGAAAAAGGAGAAATGATGATACCTGATGGGGCTGGAGGAGAAAGAGATGCTTACATGGATTTACCGGGACTTTCTGTATTAATAGGTGGTATGTGGGTAGTTAACTTAAGTTATTGGGGATTTAATCAGTACATAACACAAAGAGCCCTTGCTGCTAAATCATTGAATGAAGCCCAGAAAGGTATGGTTTTCGCAGGCTTTCTTAAACTGCTTATGCCGTTGATTGTGGTTATTCCGGGTATTGCTGCTTATGTAATTGTAAATCAGGAGATAGATCCTTCTTTTGCTGATTCTATGACTGACCCAATGACTGGTATTATTAAATCAGACAGGGCTTATCCCACACTTTTACAATTGCTACCCTCAGGGCTGAAGGGATTAGCCTTTGCTGCATTGACTGCCGCTATTGTATCTTCTTTAGCTTCTATGGCCAATAGTACCTCTACTATATTTACATTGGATGTTTACAAAAATTTCTTTGATGAAAATGCCTCTGAAAAAAAGCAAGTAAGGGTAGGTAGAATTACGGCAATTGTTGCCTTTATAGTGGCTGCTATAGTAGCACCGGCTCTTCGTGAATTGGATCAGGCATTTCAATACATTCAGGAGTACACTGGGTTTGTCTCTCCCGGGGTTTTTGCCATTTTTGTTTTTGGGTTCTTTTGGAAAAAAACAACATCGAATGCTGCATTAACCGCAGCGGCCTTGACCATACCATTGTCCGCTGCATTTAAATTTTTGACACCCAACTTACCTTTTATTGATAGAATGGGACTGGTCTTTTTGATAATTTCAGGATTAATTATTGCCATAAGTTTGGTTGAAGGCAAGGGCAAGGATCATCCTAAAGGAATAGAAATCAGCAAAGATCTTTTCAAAACAAGTACTCAGTTTAAGATTGGAGCAATTTTGATTTCTGGTATAATCGCAGCTTTATACATTGTGTTTTGGTAA
- a CDS encoding DUF2490 domain-containing protein — protein MQKLLLILFLLLPVQIMAQGTVRLFGFFPEFQVGFKATEKLKIIGKIESQHGMAEKFEGKDLDVGYFHNLTDFQGFLGTKVNPFIDIAAGYQYRVDSRGDNSHRTIQQISILQLPRNYKIGHRVRFDQTYSPFEKNDYRVRYRISFEIPIEGKSLDPGEFYLVFSDEVLYSYQARVSGLENRAVASLGHLSKGSQKFQAGIDYRTDRFFDPDLRHRTWFKFGWYLNF, from the coding sequence ATGCAAAAACTATTACTTATTTTATTTCTATTACTTCCGGTACAAATAATGGCCCAAGGAACCGTCCGTTTATTTGGATTTTTCCCTGAATTTCAGGTGGGTTTTAAAGCGACAGAAAAATTAAAAATTATTGGTAAAATAGAGAGCCAACATGGTATGGCCGAAAAGTTTGAAGGAAAGGATCTTGATGTTGGGTATTTTCATAACTTGACTGATTTTCAAGGGTTCTTGGGCACAAAGGTTAATCCGTTTATTGATATTGCTGCCGGCTATCAGTACCGTGTAGATAGCAGAGGAGACAATAGCCATAGGACAATCCAGCAAATATCCATACTTCAATTGCCTAGAAATTATAAAATTGGGCATAGAGTACGTTTTGACCAGACTTATTCTCCTTTTGAAAAAAATGACTACCGGGTGAGGTATAGAATTTCTTTCGAAATCCCAATAGAAGGAAAAAGTTTAGATCCGGGAGAATTTTATTTGGTCTTTAGTGATGAGGTCCTTTATAGCTATCAGGCTAGAGTGAGTGGGCTCGAAAATCGAGCAGTTGCATCATTGGGACATCTTTCTAAAGGAAGCCAGAAATTTCAAGCGGGGATTGACTATAGAACAGATCGATTTTTTGATCCTGACTTGAGGCATAGGACATGGTTTAAGTTTGGATGGTATTTAAATTTTTAA
- a CDS encoding M81 family metallopeptidase: protein MLREKSTYSFLCLFSILLLFSDCGGKSPESTKEKADLPRVAIAGLAIESSTFSPAVSEEDAFLARRGEEVFDYYPFMKPDSINRSRANWFPTLRGHAIPGGIVSREAYESLVGETLERLKENLPYDGLFFDIHGAMSVVGLDDPEGDFIERIREVIGKETIISTSMDLHGNVSWRLAGNSDLITCYRMAPHEDALESKKRAVNNLLDRLESGKGKPAFKAWVPIPILLPGEKTSTRVEPGKSLYAAVNPATQQEGIVDAAIWVGYAWADEPRNHAVVMVTGDEKEKVTQTAEELATSFWERRNKFEFIAPTASLKESLDMAIASDKSPFMISDMGDNPTAGGAGDVTWTLREILDRPEFKSTSGPSLIYASIPGPDLVEAALEVGVGGKVSAKVGAAVDDRFAPPLLLSGTVTAIEEGDKNAEIEVVVKVGSVHVIVTKKRKPYHKEKDFTDLGLNPKETDIVVVKIGYLVPELYDMRADWIMALTPGGVDQDLERLEFKRINRPMFPFDKNMETPDLSARLVPLSHEF from the coding sequence ATGTTAAGAGAAAAATCTACCTATTCCTTTTTGTGCTTATTCAGTATTTTGCTGCTGTTTAGTGATTGTGGAGGCAAATCACCGGAAAGCACAAAAGAAAAAGCTGACCTCCCTAGGGTGGCTATTGCAGGGTTGGCCATAGAGTCAAGTACTTTTTCACCGGCAGTATCAGAAGAAGATGCCTTCCTTGCTCGCCGGGGTGAGGAAGTGTTTGATTATTATCCCTTTATGAAACCTGATTCAATTAATAGATCCAGGGCTAATTGGTTTCCTACCTTAAGAGGACATGCTATTCCGGGAGGGATAGTTTCCAGGGAAGCTTACGAATCATTGGTGGGTGAGACGTTGGAAAGATTAAAGGAAAACCTACCTTATGATGGATTGTTTTTTGATATTCATGGGGCCATGAGTGTGGTAGGCCTTGATGATCCTGAAGGTGACTTTATTGAAAGAATTAGAGAAGTAATAGGAAAAGAGACCATCATTTCTACCTCTATGGATTTACATGGAAATGTTTCTTGGCGACTTGCCGGTAATTCTGACTTAATTACTTGCTACCGAATGGCGCCTCATGAAGACGCATTGGAATCGAAAAAACGTGCTGTCAATAATTTGTTAGATCGATTAGAATCGGGAAAAGGAAAGCCTGCATTTAAAGCTTGGGTGCCCATACCTATTTTACTGCCTGGGGAAAAAACCAGTACCCGTGTTGAACCTGGAAAAAGTTTATATGCGGCCGTAAATCCAGCTACTCAACAGGAAGGGATAGTTGATGCGGCAATTTGGGTAGGTTATGCTTGGGCAGATGAGCCTCGAAACCATGCTGTGGTTATGGTTACAGGAGATGAAAAGGAAAAGGTTACACAAACCGCAGAGGAACTTGCCACAAGTTTTTGGGAGAGACGGAACAAATTTGAATTTATTGCACCTACTGCCAGCCTAAAGGAAAGTTTGGATATGGCAATTGCTAGTGATAAATCACCTTTTATGATCAGTGACATGGGGGACAATCCAACAGCCGGAGGGGCAGGGGATGTAACTTGGACATTAAGGGAAATACTTGATAGACCGGAATTTAAATCAACGTCAGGGCCTTCGCTTATTTATGCATCAATTCCCGGCCCTGATTTGGTAGAAGCTGCTTTGGAGGTTGGCGTTGGGGGTAAAGTATCTGCTAAGGTGGGAGCTGCGGTAGATGACCGTTTTGCGCCGCCATTATTACTTTCAGGTACGGTGACAGCAATAGAAGAGGGTGATAAGAATGCGGAAATTGAAGTGGTTGTAAAAGTGGGCAGTGTTCATGTGATTGTAACTAAAAAAAGAAAGCCCTATCACAAGGAGAAGGATTTTACAGACCTTGGTCTCAATCCAAAAGAAACAGATATTGTAGTTGTCAAAATTGGTTACCTTGTACCGGAATTATACGACATGAGGGCAGATTGGATCATGGCCCTCACTCCGGGAGGTGTCGATCAGGATCTAGAGCGTTTGGAATTTAAACGCATTAACCGACCGATGTTTCCGTTTGATAAAAATATGGAAACTCCGGATTTAAGTGCAAGATTAGTGCCTTTGTCTCATGAGTTTTAA
- a CDS encoding serine hydrolase domain-containing protein, with amino-acid sequence MFSTDRKSTIFTAWHKAFDQFSNKKKLKGLVLSIFKEDTEPILWSDSTKDISLDQPYFITELGNIHLLAIIIKLKIRGLLTLDQSISEILSENEYSGLINIKGKDFTDEVTVSHLLSQRSGIPDFLNHSSKDEPSIKSRIYSGEDLSWSIKDILNNCKDQKANFKPGKSTKSVYSATNDLLLGKIIEKITGDSLEKAFHDFHFSRLSMNQTYVYTDIHDRTPALFSYKNHPLILPLAMSSFGGSGGIVSTARDSLTFLKAFFHGHLFPMSELENLMNWIPVKQGLRQGIGISHYQKPRIFPLASKEPEFIGYTGHTSGAFSLYAPEFQIFMTGTTNQSDDPFLPYKLASAMIKELN; translated from the coding sequence ATGTTTTCTACCGACAGGAAATCTACCATTTTTACTGCCTGGCATAAAGCGTTTGATCAGTTTTCCAACAAGAAAAAGTTAAAAGGGCTTGTTCTTAGTATTTTTAAGGAAGACACAGAACCAATTTTATGGTCTGATTCCACGAAGGACATTTCATTAGATCAGCCTTACTTTATCACAGAGTTAGGTAATATCCACCTCTTGGCAATAATTATCAAACTTAAAATAAGGGGATTACTTACACTTGATCAATCTATTTCAGAAATACTATCAGAAAATGAATACTCCGGATTAATCAACATCAAGGGCAAAGATTTTACCGATGAGGTTACAGTTTCTCATTTACTGTCTCAAAGGTCTGGAATTCCTGATTTTCTGAACCACTCATCAAAGGATGAACCTTCAATAAAATCCCGCATATATTCCGGAGAGGATCTCTCATGGAGTATCAAAGATATTTTGAACAATTGCAAAGACCAGAAAGCAAATTTTAAACCAGGGAAATCTACAAAAAGTGTTTATTCTGCCACCAATGACCTACTTCTTGGAAAAATCATTGAAAAAATCACTGGAGATTCATTAGAAAAAGCCTTCCATGATTTTCATTTTTCACGGCTTTCTATGAACCAAACTTATGTATATACGGACATACATGATAGAACACCTGCATTATTTTCTTATAAAAACCACCCTTTAATTTTACCACTAGCGATGAGTTCTTTTGGGGGTTCCGGAGGTATAGTTAGTACTGCTAGAGATAGCTTAACTTTTTTGAAAGCATTTTTTCACGGACATCTTTTCCCTATGTCTGAATTAGAAAATTTGATGAACTGGATACCGGTAAAACAAGGCCTAAGACAAGGGATTGGTATTTCACATTATCAAAAACCTAGAATTTTCCCTCTGGCTTCAAAAGAACCGGAATTCATTGGGTACACAGGACACACCTCCGGAGCATTCAGTCTATATGCCCCGGAATTTCAAATTTTCATGACAGGAACCACCAATCAATCTGACGATCCTTTTCTACCCTATAAATTAGCTTCTGCCATGATAAAGGAATTAAATTGA
- a CDS encoding ABC1 kinase family protein, giving the protein MSEKLNEQQSIPVSKVQRAAKFISTGAKVGGNYMKHYAKKVVNPGMSKDELYKNNATDIYASLSELKGSALKVAQMMAMDKNMLPSAYQDKFTMAQYSAPPLSYPLVVKTFNQYFKKSPEVLFDTFTTSAANAASIGQVHKATKGENVYAVKIQYPGVGSSVKSDLKLVKPFALRLLNMNERELDNYMEEVEEKLLEETDYQLEVIRSKEISEACSHIKGLNFPKYYEELSSARVITMDWMEGKHLKEWLETNPSQEARDKVGQTMWDFYDHQVHQLKQVHADPHPGNFIIQKGDELAVIDFGCVKVIPEEFYSGYFSLIKKDLLIKEDELDQIFYDLEFISDRDSDEEKSYFKNTFKEMISLLGKPFHVDAFDFADDNYFQMIFALGDKISNDKMFRKSKQARGSRHGLYINRTYFGLYNLLNQLQAKIKTTKPDWIKS; this is encoded by the coding sequence ATGTCAGAAAAATTAAACGAGCAACAAAGCATTCCTGTTTCCAAAGTCCAAAGGGCGGCGAAGTTTATAAGTACCGGAGCTAAGGTAGGTGGCAATTATATGAAGCACTATGCTAAAAAAGTGGTTAATCCCGGGATGTCCAAGGATGAGCTTTATAAAAATAATGCAACAGATATCTATGCATCACTGAGTGAACTGAAAGGGAGCGCTTTAAAAGTAGCTCAAATGATGGCGATGGATAAAAATATGCTACCAAGCGCTTATCAGGATAAATTTACGATGGCGCAATACAGTGCCCCACCTTTATCTTATCCATTGGTCGTTAAGACCTTTAATCAATATTTTAAGAAAAGTCCTGAGGTTCTTTTTGATACATTCACAACCTCAGCAGCCAACGCAGCCTCAATAGGTCAGGTACATAAAGCCACCAAAGGAGAAAATGTGTATGCAGTGAAAATTCAGTATCCGGGTGTGGGCTCAAGCGTGAAATCTGATTTAAAGCTGGTCAAGCCATTTGCACTTCGATTGTTAAACATGAATGAAAGGGAGTTGGATAATTATATGGAAGAGGTGGAAGAGAAATTACTCGAGGAAACCGATTACCAACTGGAAGTCATTAGAAGTAAGGAAATATCGGAGGCTTGTAGTCATATCAAAGGTTTAAATTTCCCGAAGTACTACGAAGAACTGAGCAGTGCTCGGGTGATTACCATGGACTGGATGGAAGGCAAACATTTAAAGGAATGGCTTGAAACCAACCCCAGTCAAGAGGCCAGAGACAAAGTGGGCCAAACCATGTGGGATTTTTATGACCATCAAGTTCATCAATTAAAACAGGTGCATGCAGATCCACACCCAGGAAATTTTATTATTCAGAAAGGGGATGAGTTGGCTGTAATCGATTTTGGCTGTGTAAAAGTGATTCCTGAGGAATTTTATTCCGGTTATTTTTCTTTAATTAAGAAAGACCTTTTGATTAAAGAGGATGAGCTGGATCAAATTTTTTATGACCTAGAGTTTATTTCTGATAGGGATTCCGACGAGGAGAAATCTTATTTTAAAAATACCTTTAAAGAGATGATTTCTTTACTGGGTAAACCGTTTCATGTAGATGCTTTTGATTTCGCTGATGACAACTATTTTCAAATGATTTTTGCTTTAGGCGATAAAATCTCCAATGACAAGATGTTTAGGAAATCGAAGCAAGCCAGAGGCTCCAGACATGGTTTATACATCAATAGGACTTATTTTGGTTTGTATAACCTTCTTAACCAATTACAAGCCAAAATTAAAACGACAAAACCGGATTGGATAAAAAGCTGA
- a CDS encoding TetR/AcrR family transcriptional regulator — translation MTEKTKNSQTDRNKIIDGYIAHILETGSEPVSVFKFTKDIKMKEAIFYEYFSSFGAVKKAVWELIYDHTIQALESQEIYQSYTSREKLLGFLFTWIEELKNRRSYLLAVYGNISLKNQGYPSEIKGFKSKFKEFASGIVNEGKETEEIAERPYLTDKYQEAMWLQVMFVFRFWLKDDSPAFEKTDAAIEKSVNLAFDLMGRSAIDSFVDFAKFLFQSK, via the coding sequence ATGACAGAGAAAACAAAGAATAGCCAAACGGATAGAAATAAAATTATTGATGGATACATCGCTCATATTTTGGAAACAGGAAGTGAACCGGTTTCTGTTTTCAAGTTCACAAAGGACATAAAAATGAAAGAGGCGATTTTTTATGAATATTTTTCTTCATTTGGGGCAGTAAAAAAAGCAGTTTGGGAATTAATTTATGACCATACCATTCAAGCTTTAGAAAGTCAGGAGATATATCAATCTTATACATCTCGTGAGAAGCTGTTGGGCTTTTTATTTACTTGGATTGAAGAGTTGAAAAATAGAAGATCCTATTTGCTTGCGGTTTACGGTAATATTTCGTTAAAAAATCAAGGTTATCCATCAGAAATAAAAGGATTCAAATCAAAGTTTAAAGAATTTGCCAGTGGGATTGTCAATGAAGGGAAAGAAACAGAAGAAATTGCAGAGAGGCCTTATTTAACAGATAAATACCAAGAGGCCATGTGGCTTCAGGTGATGTTTGTGTTTAGGTTTTGGTTGAAGGACGATTCTCCGGCTTTTGAGAAAACAGATGCAGCCATAGAAAAGTCGGTCAATCTAGCCTTTGACTTGATGGGTAGGTCTGCCATTGATAGTTTCGTAGATTTTGCAAAATTCCTATTCCAATCCAAATAG